The genomic region TGAAAACCTCAGGTTTCTGCTCTACTCTGTCCAGTTTTGAGAGAACAGTTGATAGTTGACAGTTGGCAGTTGACAGTTAACAGTTGACAGTTAACAGTTGACAGTTGGCAGTTAACAGTTGACTGTAAACTAATAACTGTGAACTAATAACTGTGAACTAATAACTGTGAACTGATAACTGTAAACTAATAACTGTAAACTAATAACTGTCAACTAATAACTGAAATAATTTTCCGGTGACAATAGCGAGAGGGACACACCCGTTCCCATCCCGAACACGGCAGTTAAGCCTCTCAGCGCCGATGGTACTTGGCGGGGGACCGCCTGGGAGAGTAGGTCGTTGCCGGATCTTTATATGAAAAGCACTTGGCTTAAAACCAAGTGCTTTTCTTTTGCTTTGATAGTACTTACAAACCATCGGCACTGCGAAGAGGTATTTTATATTTTTCGCAGGGTAAACTGCTCGAATTCTTTTTCACAGGGCTTTCCTACCAGAACTTTTACCATCCCTCGTTTTGGGAAGATAGCCACAGAGGCCATTGTTGATAATACGGGTCCGTGACGGCAAATGGAGTTGTCGCTTGGGGCACCACTATGGTTGGCTAAAATTTCTGTAAGGTTACTCGTGTCAATTGGCCCTTTGTTTAGCAGTTCTACTGCCCGGTTGTACCTGGCCTTGCTTGATTCATAAACAGGTACGCCTTGTAGCCTGGGCAGAGACTTATTCGTAAAAACTGCGTCTAGTGGAATCATATATTGTGCCATTTCCGGTGTGAGATAGTGGTTTGTGGCGACAATATAACCCTTCTCGGGGAACCGGGAAGCGGTATGCTGCCGGGAGGTTTCCAGAACCCGCATATCACCTGAAGCATCACATATTAATAGGTTGGCCCCGCTGTCCAGGCTGTATTTACTTATGAGCCTTATGGCTTCTTCCGTGCTATGGCAGGTTTCCAGGGCTTCTTGAATTAATAAGGTAATGGGAATGCTTTTTAAACTGATACTATCAGTTGGATAGGCGTTAGTATGCAGAATAGCTAATCCATGTTCGTTCAGACCGCCGTGGCTGCCGGAGAGGAAAGCTGAAGTAACCTCGATTGTTTGGCAGCCGGCAAGGGGCTTACACCTTCTGACCAGAAGCATATCCTCAAAGGGGAGAGAATAATCGAGATTTTTCAGAAGAACAGGTTCGTCTATGTCAGTGTGTTCCGGTTTTAGACCAACCAATGTACCGGAACCGAGAACATACATATTTACTTTTGGCATTAACTCCATTTCAAGAGCTTGCAGTAGATAAATGATTTTATCAGGTACATCTGCACCTTCAGCTAAGCCCTTG from Thermincola ferriacetica harbors:
- a CDS encoding C45 family autoproteolytic acyltransferase/hydolase, which produces MAVRFLDCVGSHYMIGIQQGRIAKPAIQSAWEAFQNSQQLDMIRKSKLAPKALYIIHCQQKAENILKKIMKDMLPEQAERIKGLAEGADVPDKIIYLLQALEMELMPKVNMYVLGSGTLVGLKPEHTDIDEPVLLKNLDYSLPFEDMLLVRRCKPLAGCQTIEVTSAFLSGSHGGLNEHGLAILHTNAYPTDSISLKSIPITLLIQEALETCHSTEEAIRLISKYSLDSGANLLICDASGDMRVLETSRQHTASRFPEKGYIVATNHYLTPEMAQYMIPLDAVFTNKSLPRLQGVPVYESSKARYNRAVELLNKGPIDTSNLTEILANHSGAPSDNSICRHGPVLSTMASVAIFPKRGMVKVLVGKPCEKEFEQFTLRKI